The DNA region acacccaaaaagcaaaaattgaaaatttggtttataggaccttttcaaaaaaaaaaaaaactctagatatgtttttgttttaaataaatttatattttacataTGTTTTGCTCTGAATGCTTtgtatttttaaaccaatttgacgaaaattgaaaatagaatAATCctgaatttcaaatattcagatctttaaaaataaaaaaaagctcttAAATTTCAACATGTTAAGAGTTTCCagttatttttgtatgtttttaaaatccAGAATTAGGAtttgttttattctttaaaCCTTTTTGCCTTGTAAGTTTTTGGTGCCACTGCTTTGGTGgcttttcctgttttaaaagaGTGAAATAAATTCCATTcaattcctcacctcaatgaggaaaggctataaaatcactcgaaaaatgaacttttttattcgacctcgtagacccacctccacgtatacctatcgactcagaatcaaattcgcaattcgcaattttcagtgtaagaacgggccttgaccgatcttatgcactaggttcccgacgaacacgcactgcccttacacctacatctcacccttgctctgagtcagtacgagcagcacgctagaacacgctttgagtgttcgtgccaggcatgcacaccttcttttccggttacgcaatttaactcggccgggggtggtacattacgtagggtttgatgtaagtataagcgcctaaccgtttaaagtgtgcctatcaactttcattaaagcaaaaactgttttatttttagtttgaattcaaaaactagttgttattttactgtgtatttttttctccTGAAATAATTCCTAATGttaagtcgtgtttatctgttgctatttcttttgtcgcggtgttttgttacaatttttggtcctaagcattttataaaagtttttcaaaagtacaatagtaatatttgtgttaattctttgatcattccaaaaattgagtaagggctcgaacctcatttgtttgaagaaaagggtgaagattaaaaaacaatggacagtgaaagaaatatactattttaagaatcaatagtaaaagaaagatagtaatttaatAAGTAGATaatgaaattaacaatagttaataaaaagaggtaacaaacaagcttagattgtgttaaatgcaatttatagggcagatgaaaaattattcaaatagataaataaagataaacaaaattgacatcgctgccaaattaaggaaaaacagacagtttgttacagcagcatcaattggtaaaatagagtggaaaagcgttgagaaataagagattcaaatgagtaaaatcgaaatcaaatggagtaaacagaagtaaacagaagccgcgttagaaaatcagtgaaacaaaataaacagaagataggtggtagatgaaaggaatgaagagaaaccccgttgtgcgatgtttcaggtacatccacagcagttgactcaacatactgcgaatcaaaacaataccgtctacaatcacaaattacatccctttcccacattgtcgcgcccctttcttttagccgtctcgactttgacccgcggtggtcaaaggtttacgatccgtttccacaggccaccagctaggtcatcatgaaaaccaagccaacgtggaggtaagaaaataggacacttgcaaggaaccagagctatactgtcttgatcaagaaatgatctaacaggactacggacgtagtcagtgacgctccttccaggatgttcctcgcctgagcgtcaactgaagaggtatcatcagaatcattcgcacttggcctgctatacctatcgactcagaatcaaattctgaacaaatgtatgtgcgtgtgtatgtctgtaagtccgtgcaccgaaaaatatgcacacgattatctccgggcTGGCTGAACCGAATTGGACCGTTTTTTGTCTCATTCGGTCCGCCTTGGGGTCCCACGAGACCctaattaatattatgaagtttagacaagcacttcaaaagttatgaaaaaacaaacgattttagctaaacttcggaatattgtaaaaagggtggttttgtcaCAAAACCAGTCATGCTTtgtattgttagaaaggtatttgaaagacctttccaacacgttcaaaagattgaaggtctgacaaccccatcaaaagttacgagcacttaagtgttatttatacacttttttgaggccggatctcaaatattttggttAAAAATATCTGTCGGATCtgtcgacccatcgttggataggtaatcaaaagacctttccaacaagcccaaaagattgaagatctgacaaccctatcaatagttataagtacctaagttttttttataagctttttttgaggccggatctcagatattttgataaaatatgcgaggaaggcaccaaccacctataggtggattaagtaacgtttttgtcaGAAAACCAGTCAtactatatattgttagaaaggtatttgaaagacctttccaacgcgatcgaagatctgacaatcccatcaaaagttatgagcacttaagtgatatcgatacaatttttgaggccggatctcaagtattttgataaaaaagttgtccggatctataatGCGACCCCTCGTTGGattggtaatcaaaagacctttccaacgagcctagaTTGAGGatatgacaaccctatcaaaagttataagtacttttgtgttttttaagccggatctcagatgttttgataaaaataagtgttatttatacacttttttgaggctgtgtagtgtactcactgtatgaatgtgaggaaggcaccaaccacttaaaggtgaattaagtaactttttcaattagaAAATGTTCATTCACTAGAAACatctgcgttttttttttcaaaaaaatcaaactgcaattaaagtttaaatctgcaaatgtatgatttttaattccagataaaaaaaacttgattttggcatcgaaatatttaaaaacaaaaaaaaattaacgtggagatttattattattgttaaggagctattagactatggcaaacaaacaaacaaactcgcaattttttgtgtttgacagtttgccaaacacgcaaacaaagccaaatgtatgCATGGTGACGTTTCTGCAAGCACATGCAGGCAAACTGtctaaaagtttgtttgtttgtttgccatagtctaatagctcctttaTGATACGTTGACGACTGTTTGTCTTATTttcaacacgaaaaaaaaaacttttgtaaattgATCTGGAAAAATgtgcaactatttttttgtgtatacattgctttttactaatttttatttagcgaaaaaattctttcaagaaATTAACGCTTAAAACGATACCACAAACGGTTGTTTTTAGCAGGGTTCATCTGTACCTTCATAATAGAACGCAGTGCTGGATAAAAAATCAGACAATTAAAGGGGGACGTTCTTTCATTCTACTCCCCAACACCAAATTCCATTTCTGACATCTCAGCTATTCCATGTAAAATAgtgtaatattttgaataatgcGTTAAGTTTTCTACTTTCTCTTATACAACACTTGTACTAAAACTATTTACTTCTTTCTTTatcattttcttattttgtttcatCTTGCAGGACAGCTCATTATTAAACAGCGAAAAAATAAGGGCGTAAAAAAGATACGGAAAGCGGAGGGGAgaggaggaaaaaaataaaacaattataaCTTAAATTTTTCCATATCGCTGTGTGACGCCGCACGCACTggtaattgtgtgtgtgtgtgtatgtgttggGGGAGTTGGTTTGGGTGAATTACATCGACGGCAGCTCGTTCGCGGCCGCCCGGAACTTGATCATAAAGACGAGGGAAATTTCGTCGCTGTTCTGTATGCGGTACCGGGTGTCTGGAATAGTTAATAAATTTGCGTTAATTGATGGGAAGATTTAAATTTGGGCAATTTTTGCTTACTTTGAGGCAGCATCAGGAAGTCACCTCCCTTGGTGACCGTTTCCTTGCCGTTGATTTGGAACGAGAGCTGTCCGTGCAGAACGAGGAATTTCTGGGAGggggaaaaaaaacaatcgttAATTAAAGAAGTGATACACAAACTCCGAGCGAAACTCACCAGTAGAAAGTCGGCCGTCTTGGTCCACTTCTTGACGGCGGCCGGCGCGAACCGCAGAAAGCCAAAGTTCTCCGTCTCGGAGTAGATGAAGAACGAGTACTGGATGCCGTTGCGCTCCTGGAACGTCAGGTGGTCCAGCTGGAAGTGCATCCGGTCGCCGGAGGAGGTGGCCTGCGGCATGACCTCCTCGCGGCCGCTGTTCTCCGCCATCAGCTTCATCATCCAGCTTTGCGCTTGCAGGCGCTCCTGCGCCACGGTGGCGGCCTCCTCGTCGACCTGGACGGCCACCTCGGCTGCGCCGGTCCCAGTTCCGGAGGAggatgatgctgctgctgacgATGTTGTGGGCTGTTGCTGTAGGGGAAGAGATTGGATTGTTAAATTATAGCTGTACGAGAAAGAGAATTCGTGTTCAACTCACCACATCCGGCAACTCCGTCGCCTCGTCGATTCGATTCCGCTTGGCCTGCTGCTGATCTTCCTGCGTCTCCGCCGGTTCCTGTATCCGTTTGCGGCCACGCGGAGATTGGCTAGGCTTGCGGGGTCTGCCCGGCGGCTTGCGATATTGCCGTTTGGCCCTCTCCTCCTGCTTCAGCTTCTTGGCCAGCTTTTCCGCCTCCATCAGCTGCTCCACCGACATGGGCCGATAGTTGGGCCGGTCGTACGCCGACTTGATCATCGGGTTCGTCATGAGTATTTGCTTCGAGATGCGACAGGTACGTTTGCTGCGTCGTACCACGCCATTGTCCTCCTCCTCGATGCCACTGTCATTGTCATGCCGGCGTTTGTTCTTGCGGGAACCGCCGGAGGACTTCTGCTTTGGCTTCCACGTAATGTCGAACGTGTTATCGCCGTAGAATCGAGGCAACGCAATGCTCGATCGCCTGTTCTTGATTCGCTTCCCGTCACTTCCCTCTTCCTCGGGttgctcctcctcctcctcttccggTATAGACATCCTAGACTGATCCAACCGGGACTGGTCCAGCCGGGACATGTCCTTGCGCACAATCAGCACGTTATCGCCGGTGGCGCAGGTATCGTCCGTGTCGTACTCGGTGGTGCTGTCGGTGCCCCGGTCGGGCGTTGACCGCACCAAATACTTGTCCGCGATCGGCACTCGCTGCAGCATCGGAATCAGCAGCGAATTGTTCAGGTCAATGGGCGCCGGTACGGCGAAAACCGGCGGCGACGACGATTCCCCTTCTTCGGGCGCCGACGGCAGGTACTCCTGGGAGCTGTCCCGGGATTTCCGTTTCTTGAGCGGCAACGAACGGTTATCGAGCTGCTGGCCGGTCGCTGGGGCCGGTCGTTCCGGAGATGTGGCCTGCGGCGCGGGTTCAGACGTGCTTCCGGAGATACGCCTGGGTGGTTTCGGTTCGCGTGACTTCTTGCTCTTCGTGGCAGCCGGACTCCGTGGTTGCCGCTGAGGTTTGCGGCTTCTTCTGAACCCAGGCGGAGTCTTGACGCCTTTTGGAATTATTGCCTTTTCCAGCGGGATGATCAGCTCCATGTTGCTACGGGATAAATCAATCGTCATGTCGGCAACCGTGTCTTCGTCGTCCTCGAACCCAAGGAACTCATCCGGGCAGTCTTCCAAGCTCGTTCGGACGTTTTCCCCGGCATCCGACTCCGTCACGTTCAGTCGCTCCACAAAACTGTCCTGGGCGGGATCCACCTCACGTCCCGGTGTGGTAATCCTATAGATTCCATCCTTCTCGGCCAATATCCGGACCTTCGGAATGGGATCGTTGACCGTTACCTTCGCCCGCTTGGCTTCTTTCCGCTTTTGGTGTCGCAAGTCTTCGTTCGCGCGCTGCTGCTTCTCCGCCTTGCGCGACTTCTTCGGAACTTCGGGCTCGTCAAAGAGCTTGCGAGCTGCCGACGGACTTGGCTCGACGCCGGCTTTTCCCCGCTGCAGAATCGCCTTCGAGGCCGGACTCATGCTCACCGCCGCCGGAGTTacggccattttggccaccttCACCTGGAACTCCTTCAGCTGAACTTCGGGCTCGACCGCCTTCGGCTGCTCCGCGCATTTCCCGTCCAAACTCTTCCGGGACTGCTTTTTCTTCTGCTTGACCGGTTCTTCCTTGTCCGTAACCTCCTCGTTCAGTCTGCTCTTCCCATCGTCGACAACTTGCTCGGCGTGCTGTTGCTTCGACTTTGTGCCAAAGTTTGGTCgcagcttcttcttcttctgcacGGCGACGACCTCCTCTGAGCTTTGCTGAACCGTCGGTTCAGCGGGCGGTTGTTCCGGTGGCGCAACAGCGGCAAGATTTGGCTtcaacttcttcttcttctgcgcTACAGGCTTGTCCTTGCGGATTTCTTGTTCTGCAGTCACAGTCACCGATTCTCCGTTGACAACGGGCATAGCTTCGTCCTCCAACTGCTTCTTCTGCGGGGCTTGAGGCTCGTCCTTACGGGTTTCGTCCTGTTCGACCTCATTCGTCACCGAAGCCACGTTGGCATCCGCTTCGCGTGGAGTTGCCTTCACCTTCTTCTTCTGCACTTGGGGCTTGTCCTTGCGGACTTCCTTCTCGGCCACATCAGTCACCGATTCTCCGTTGACCGGCGCCGGCAGACTTGCGTCCGCTTCGCGTTGAGTTGGCTCCACCTGCTTCGTCTGCGCTTCAGGCTTGTCGACCTCTTTCGTCACCGAGTCCACGTCACCCGCTTCGCGTTGGGTTGGCTCCACCTTCTTCTTCTGCGCAACAGGTTTGTCCTTTTCAACCGATTCTCCGTCAGCCACATTCACCACCGAATCCACGTTGGCATCCGCTTCACGTTGAGCTGGCTTCACCTTCTTCTTCTGCACTTGGGGCTTGTCCTTGCGGACATCGTTTTCGGCGACGTCAGTCACCGATTCTGCGTTGACCGCCGCCGGCTGACTTTCAGCCGCTTCGCGCTGGCTTGGCTTCGACCTCTTCTTTTTCTCTACGACCTTTTCGATCTTGTGCACTTCTTGCTCCTCAACCTCCTTCGGCGTTCTGTTTGGCAAATTGTCCTCCAAACGTTGCTGTTGAGAATCTTCGACGAGTTTTGGTTTCGGCTTATTCTTCTTCTCCTGAGGCTTGTCCTTCGGGGGTTCTTGGGCCTCCTCCAAACTTCCGCTTGGCGGACCTTCATCCGGACGCTGCTCCTCTTCGCGTTGATTTGGCTTCGacttggtcttcttcttcttgtcaaTAACCGGGTCCTTATCCTTAACCGTGTCGACCTCCTTCGCCGCCAAATCACCGTTCGATAAGCTTTCATCCGGACGCTGCTCCGGAGCATCTCCGCCGAGATTTGGCTTCGACTTTGTCTTCTTTGTCTGCTTGTCAACGACCGGATCATTGTCCTGGCGACTTTCGGGCTCTTTCTCCGCCAAATCAGCGTTTGGCAAACTTACATCCGGACGCTGCTCCGGAGCATCTCCGCCGTGATTTGGCTTCGACTTCGTCTTCTTTGTCTGCTTGTCAACGACCGGGTCCTTTTCTTTGGGACTTTCGGTCTCCTCCACCGCCAAATCAGCGTTTGACAAGCCTTCATCCGGACGCCGCTCTGGAGCATCTTCGATAAGGTTTGGCTTCGACTTCATCTTCTTGTTCTTCTTGTCAACAACCGGGTTCTTATCCTTAATCGTGTCGGACTCCTCCACCGCCAAATCATCGTTTGGCAAGCCTTCATCCGGATGCTGCTCCGGAGCATCGCCGGCCAGATTTGGCTTCGACTTGGGCTTCTTTTTGCTGCTGACCTCCTCCTGCGTTGGTTCTTCCACGACGACACCCTTCTCAACGGGACGCTCTTCAGCTGGTTGTTCTCCAACCGATTCCGTTCGCACCTTCTTCGGACGACCCCTTGGCCTCTTGCCCGAATCGTTGTGCttcgccgccaccaccaccgccggTTGTTTATCTCTGCTTGCACGACGTCCCTTCGCCGCGGGAGCTTTCAGCACTACCGCTGGTTCCGCCTCAACTACCTCCGCTTCCAACTCCTTAGCCACACTCGGAACCACTCCACTCTTCTTCGGAAGATAATCCTCAACCCGCAGCATCTCGACGACAATCTTAAAGTCGCGCACCTTCGGAACCGCCTTCGGCGCCGCTTCGACGACCTTGACCGGCGCTTTCGCCTCCACCACCACCCCCCGCATCGACTCGTCGTCCTCCGTCACCTCCGACAGCGTCGCGTCGTACAGCTTTCGCTTCTGCTGCTCGGTCTTTTTGCGCTGCGTCGTCGACGACGTCTTCGTGCTCTGCGGTGGCGGCGGTGCCTTCGGCTTGGCAAACGTCTTCTCGATCGCCTCAAAGTAGGACGCCGTCACCGGATCGACGTTGCTCTTTTTGCCGCCCCGCTTGGGCGGTTGCACGAGCTTGCGGGACGTGTCCTCGACGGGGGCGGGGGGTTGGGTGGCAGGGGGTTGATCGCGGAACGATTGGGCGATTTCGACCAGCGTTTCGGACACCTTTTCGAACGATTTGAGCGGCTCTTCGACGGAGCGTGTGCTGGTGTCCGCTTCGGCGGCGGAGGACGCCTGCGAAAGGGGTAGGTCGCTTTGGATTCGAGAGATGAGGTCGTCCTCGTTTTTCTGGATGAAGCGTCGCTTGGCGGAGGCGGTGAACTGGACGGGAGGTGTGATTACACGTTCTGGGGAGTGGGGTTGTTCTGCTGGtgttgctggtggtggtgggaGGTCCACCGGTTGCTCTTCGACGGGTTCAGGAGTTTTGGGGCGCGTCTCGGGTTGCGACTCCTCTTCGGGTTCTGTTCCGGAGAGTACTTCGAGCAGTTCTTCGGTGGTGATCGGCATTTGCTCGTCAACGGCAGCCGGGTAGATGTGCTCCTCCGGAAGTACCCCTTCCTCCTCGATGAGGGCGTTTGGAGCCGGAGGAAGTTCGACGAGCCGTTCAACCGAATCCTCCAGATTGCTGGAGCTGATGTCCATCGTGTCCAGATTGGTATCGTGGTGGTTGGAGTTGAGCGACGCACGTGGCTCAAGTGCACACTCCTGCGAAGGTTCGACCTCCGGATTACCTGCTCCGTGGTCAGCTTCCTCTTCGTCTTCTTCGTCATCCCAGTCGGTTATGATGTCCACCAGGTTAAGGTTCGTTTTGTTGTCCTTCTTGGCCGTCGTGGGAGGCGGGAACTGCTGCTCTTCCTCGTCCTGTTGATCCCTGCGCTTGGTTGGCGTGGTCGTCTCAAACCACTGCACCGGCGTCTCCTTGACCACATCAATCAACGGAGACACCGAACGACGACCGTTGTGGCTGTTGTTCAACTCACAGATCCGGCTCTTGAGCTCTTCGTAATGATCAAGATTCGTCGCATCCTCCGTATCATCATCGGTGTACACTTCATCAACCACCTGATAATCATTGTCCTCCCCCTCTTCACTTTCACTCAAATCACTATCTTCCGAGCTGTTGCTATCATTGTAATCGTCCGCTTCCGGAATATCCGGCGCCGGCGAAATCTCCCTTTGCTGCACCAACTGCTTCGAAAAGGACACCCTCATCGAGTGTCTACTCCTTCCCATGCTCGTGTCCTTCAAGATACTCTTCAACAACACACTGTTACTTCCACTATCAACCCTCCCATCATCCTCCTCCCCCTCACTCTCATCCGACGTAATGTGACCATTGGCGTACGCCAACTCCACGGCGTTCTCCATCTGCTTGAACGTCGTACTCAACCGCCGCGGCTGCATGTGATTCGGATTCGGCGGAGCTTTCGGCGATTCCGTCTGCACCTGCACCGGGCTCGGCGTCTCCGGAATGACCATCTCCTCCTGTTCCACCACCGTCTTCAGCACCACAACCTTCTTCGGCGTCGCGTCCGGCACAGCTTGCGAGCAGGGTGCCAAAACAGGTTGCGAACACGGCACCAACACCTCCTGGGACGCCGCCGGCGGAATCACAATCTCCATGACATGCATCGGCGCGGGAATCGGCATCGGTTGCGACGAAGGAATCACCTCCAGCGGCGTCAACGGTGAACGGTCCCCCTCCGTAATGGGCGATATCGAAGTGGTGAACGTCGACATGCGCCCCATCGACCCGTTCGACTCGGGTTTCGGCGTACTGGACGCCAGCTGCTTCAACAGCTCACACTTGGCCGCATTCGTACGCTGGTACTGATTGATCAGCAACTGCCGGCTCAGTGTGTTCATCGGCCCGGGCGATTTCAGCACAATTTGCTTGACCGTTGCCTTCTTGGCCGTGTTGAGATCGTTCACGATTACGATTGGGACGCGCGGGGTAACGCCCGATCCGTTCTCCTCGACAACCGGATCCACCGCCACCTCCTGAACGTCCCCGTTGTCGATGACCTCGGTGACGATGTCCTCGCTGGACGTGGTCGGTTGTGGGGACTCGGGCAGCGGCGTCGGTTCGGACGAGTCGAGATTAAAGTTGAACTGGGCCCGTTGCTGAAAACAGGAAAACACAGAAATTTGGAACTCGTGTTTTGAAACTACGGCGAAACTAGCAGCAACTCACCACCGGGACCTGCTGGAATATGTTTTGCAGCCGAACTCGGCCGCCGCCACGCTTCTTCTTCAGATACTCTACCAGTTTGGCGCCGTCCGACGACTCGAAGATGCTCTCCTGCAGCAAATTGTCGATGTCCGACAGACGGATTGGACTTCTGTGGATAGGAAATGTTCAGAGTTAGCTCCAaaagaaaggggtcaagaaagaGCTTTACAAACAGgagaaagaaaattaaaattatcgaAATCGAAAATTATCCTCTATTATTCAAAGAAAATGTTTGGAGgggataaaaaaataactaaaatttgcATTAAGGCTAACGCATTTTCATTCATGCAACTTAATAGCTTTAGCGCCATAGGAAtacttaaaaacaaacaaaaatctattaaaaaatatgaaaattattacgctcttttgtttaaaaaatctaagttttccTCTCACTCAGGAAAAACAAATCTTAATTTTTAGTTCCAAGGGTCATTTGGTGCCGAAGAACTTGTAAAATGATtccaattcaatattttatttctaACGTAATTTAACGTCAACTGCTCTGGATCTCACGAGGGTCTGGAGCGAAGCTGTCCcgtgcgcagttcatccagtcgagccgaagccgccagcatggaagaaggacAAACAGCCGCGTTATTAACAATAGAACGTAAACTTGGGAGTTTAAAAGCAAGGTTACGTCCTTTGGaaaaaataccttaaattgAAGAACTCTTAAAGATTCGTTTAAAGAAACGTTAGCTTTCATACacctctagagttttttttttgttaaaaaggtcctataaactattgtctttcatatgtttataggacctattcaaaaaaactctagattttgtcttgtttgcgagtttggcaaactgtcaaaaacgaAAAAGGACGAGTAAATTTTacttcctagacccaccttcacgtatacatatcagCTTAGAAAAAGCAAATGAGCAAATCTGGAGCAAACCCTACACAAACACatgcgttttggttttggtcTTATTCGATCCGTCTTTGGGTCACATAACGTCtctgttgaaaattatttagtttagtgaagtacttcagaaattatgctaaaaaacaattttcactaaactccagaagattgtaaaaactgtggtaaaaaaaaaacctgtcatgttatacacatttaaaaaggtatttaaaaggccgttccaacgagtccaaaatgttaagatctgacaaacctaacAAATGTTATATGCACTTAAGTatgctttttggaggccggatcccagatattttgataaaattttgtccggataacgtcatgattcgaattcccggacgcttcgaaaccctgacacttcatcttgttttatcaattatttggatataagttcgcattatgaatgtcaaaactgtgttatttgatgaattccaacatcaactttcatttaaagtttatttgaacgctgtagttaatgccaaaacaattaaatacaataaaattataagtttaccaaaaatgcgaaacatttcacttgaaatatttcataggcgttcgaagcaccgggaaggcaaagcagaaatttatggtttcgatttccttaaattctagcaaatttttacatTAACTATCGATTTCTTATTTGAgatctaaagaatgccattcactaacatttcaaatttgagcGATTCATAagaaaaatcgagtgtccggaattcgaagctaaagtgtccggatttcgaatcagtttttatcagtgtccgggattcgaagcacaacaagtcattttaattttcaagttctgatgaaaaattgttagaaaaaatacgtatctgtcaagatattaaaaatatatagcagaattaaaaggaacaactcgtctatTTGTATTCACAGTtgctagaaaagacatattttgcatgcattctcttaaaactgactgttaatactacatcctgatgatatttctacat from Culex quinquefasciatus strain JHB chromosome 3, VPISU_Cqui_1.0_pri_paternal, whole genome shotgun sequence includes:
- the LOC6034959 gene encoding titin isoform X1 gives rise to the protein MAPANSQPDEVKSANEWFREIKQSEKSPIRLSDIDNLLQESIFESSDGAKLVEYLKKKRGGGRVRLQNIFQQVPVQRAQFNFNLDSSEPTPLPESPQPTTSSEDIVTEVIDNGDVQEVAVDPVVEENGSGVTPRVPIVIVNDLNTAKKATVKQIVLKSPGPMNTLSRQLLINQYQRTNAAKCELLKQLASSTPKPESNGSMGRMSTFTTSISPITEGDRSPLTPLEVIPSSQPMPIPAPMHVMEIVIPPAASQEVLVPCSQPVLAPCSQAVPDATPKKVVVLKTVVEQEEMVIPETPSPVQVQTESPKAPPNPNHMQPRRLSTTFKQMENAVELAYANGHITSDESEGEEDDGRVDSGSNSVLLKSILKDTSMGRSRHSMRVSFSKQLVQQREISPAPDIPEADDYNDSNSSEDSDLSESEEGEDNDYQVVDEVYTDDDTEDATNLDHYEELKSRICELNNSHNGRRSVSPLIDVVKETPVQWFETTTPTKRRDQQDEEEQQFPPPTTAKKDNKTNLNLVDIITDWDDEEDEEEADHGAGNPEVEPSQECALEPRASLNSNHHDTNLDTMDISSSNLEDSVERLVELPPAPNALIEEEGVLPEEHIYPAAVDEQMPITTEELLEVLSGTEPEEESQPETRPKTPEPVEEQPVDLPPPPATPAEQPHSPERVITPPVQFTASAKRRFIQKNEDDLISRIQSDLPLSQASSAAEADTSTRSVEEPLKSFEKVSETLVEIAQSFRDQPPATQPPAPVEDTSRKLVQPPKRGGKKSNVDPVTASYFEAIEKTFAKPKAPPPPQSTKTSSTTQRKKTEQQKRKLYDATLSEVTEDDESMRGVVVEAKAPVKVVEAAPKAVPKVRDFKIVVEMLRVEDYLPKKSGVVPSVAKELEAEVVEAEPAVVLKAPAAKGRRASRDKQPAVVVAAKHNDSGKRPRGRPKKVRTESVGEQPAEERPVEKGVVVEEPTQEEVSSKKKPKSKPNLAGDAPEQHPDEGLPNDDLAVEESDTIKDKNPVVDKKNKKMKSKPNLIEDAPERRPDEGLSNADLAVEETESPKEKDPVVDKQTKKTKSKPNHGGDAPEQRPDVSLPNADLAEKEPESRQDNDPVVDKQTKKTKSKPNLGGDAPEQRPDESLSNGDLAAKEVDTVKDKDPVIDKKKKTKSKPNQREEEQRPDEGPPSGSLEEAQEPPKDKPQEKKNKPKPKLVEDSQQQRLEDNLPNRTPKEVEEQEVHKIEKVVEKKKRSKPSQREAAESQPAAVNAESVTDVAENDVRKDKPQVQKKKVKPAQREADANVDSVVNVADGESVEKDKPVAQKKKVEPTQREAGDVDSVTKEVDKPEAQTKQVEPTQREADASLPAPVNGESVTDVAEKEVRKDKPQVQKKKVKATPREADANVASVTNEVEQDETRKDEPQAPQKKQLEDEAMPVVNGESVTVTAEQEIRKDKPVAQKKKKLKPNLAAVAPPEQPPAEPTVQQSSEEVVAVQKKKKLRPNFGTKSKQQHAEQVVDDGKSRLNEEVTDKEEPVKQKKKQSRKSLDGKCAEQPKAVEPEVQLKEFQVKVAKMAVTPAAVSMSPASKAILQRGKAGVEPSPSAARKLFDEPEVPKKSRKAEKQQRANEDLRHQKRKEAKRAKVTVNDPIPKVRILAEKDGIYRITTPGREVDPAQDSFVERLNVTESDAGENVRTSLEDCPDEFLGFEDDEDTVADMTIDLSRSNMELIIPLEKAIIPKGVKTPPGFRRSRKPQRQPRSPAATKSKKSREPKPPRRISGSTSEPAPQATSPERPAPATGQQLDNRSLPLKKRKSRDSSQEYLPSAPEEGESSSPPVFAVPAPIDLNNSLLIPMLQRVPIADKYLVRSTPDRGTDSTTEYDTDDTCATGDNVLIVRKDMSRLDQSRLDQSRMSIPEEEEEEQPEEEGSDGKRIKNRRSSIALPRFYGDNTFDITWKPKQKSSGGSRKNKRRHDNDSGIEEEDNGVVRRSKRTCRISKQILMTNPMIKSAYDRPNYRPMSVEQLMEAEKLAKKLKQEERAKRQYRKPPGRPRKPSQSPRGRKRIQEPAETQEDQQQAKRNRIDEATELPDVQQPTTSSAAASSSSGTGTGAAEVAVQVDEEAATVAQERLQAQSWMMKLMAENSGREEVMPQATSSGDRMHFQLDHLTFQERNGIQYSFFIYSETENFGFLRFAPAAVKKWTKTADFLLKFLVLHGQLSFQINGKETVTKGGDFLMLPQNTRYRIQNSDEISLVFMIKFRAAANELPSM